In Spirosoma aureum, a single genomic region encodes these proteins:
- a CDS encoding FecR family protein, with amino-acid sequence MEPPKELLFTYFAGQATSVQQKAIGEWLSRPENREMYFQWLDEWERTYPQYAPDVATHLGQFRQRLDAPDDVQPRLLRVLPDEARPFWHSGRWLVAATVALTLLTSGWLFRESLLYSTITTGPHQLRSLNLPDGSTVALNSNSSIQLPRIGYGWLSRRVTLTGDAVFDVKHLPTNQPFVVHTHDGLAVEVLGTEFSVRSRSTRAEVVLKRGRVNLHYATNDQPVQNLLMKPGDRVTLDGHGALQLQARSDTTRFAQWRYRLFSFNDTPLREVAYQIQRVFGVSVQLTDPALARRTLTGTIRAGSSDELAEALAELLGLQVSHRDQHLVFSTASETQITQ; translated from the coding sequence ATGGAACCTCCCAAAGAATTATTATTTACCTACTTCGCTGGTCAGGCAACGTCGGTTCAGCAGAAAGCCATCGGCGAATGGCTGAGTCGTCCCGAAAACCGGGAAATGTATTTCCAGTGGCTCGACGAATGGGAACGCACCTATCCTCAATATGCCCCTGATGTGGCGACTCACCTCGGTCAGTTTCGGCAACGACTCGATGCGCCCGACGACGTTCAGCCACGGTTGTTACGCGTGCTCCCCGATGAAGCTCGCCCATTCTGGCATTCTGGCCGATGGCTGGTTGCTGCTACGGTTGCGCTTACGCTATTAACCAGCGGCTGGCTGTTCCGGGAATCGCTCTTGTATTCAACTATTACGACCGGCCCGCACCAGCTTCGCTCGCTAAATCTGCCCGATGGTTCAACCGTGGCTCTGAATAGCAACTCATCCATACAACTACCACGCATTGGCTACGGCTGGCTCTCCCGGCGGGTAACGCTGACGGGCGATGCGGTTTTCGATGTAAAACATCTTCCCACCAATCAACCCTTTGTTGTCCACACGCACGATGGTTTGGCCGTAGAGGTGCTTGGTACGGAGTTTTCAGTACGAAGCCGATCAACGCGCGCTGAGGTCGTGTTAAAACGGGGAAGGGTCAACCTGCATTACGCAACGAATGACCAACCTGTACAGAATCTGCTCATGAAACCCGGCGACCGGGTTACACTCGACGGACACGGCGCTTTACAACTCCAGGCACGATCCGACACAACCCGGTTTGCTCAATGGCGTTACCGACTTTTCAGTTTCAACGATACGCCCCTGCGTGAGGTAGCTTACCAGATCCAGCGTGTCTTTGGTGTGAGTGTTCAACTTACCGATCCGGCGCTGGCTCGACGAACGCTAACCGGCACCATCCGGGCGGGTTCTTCCGACGAACTGGCCGAAGCCCTTGCCGAATTACTTGGCCTTCAGGTCAGTCACCGCGATCAACATTTAGTTTTTTCAACTGCTTCCGAAACCCAAATCACTCAATGA
- a CDS encoding FAD-dependent oxidoreductase, with protein sequence MKKLLIFFAFAPFFSPLTLAQTAPTTVDICVYGGSSAGVIAAYTAKKMGKSVILIEPGRHLGGLTTGGLGYTDIGNKYAISGIARDYYRQIGKHYGKFEQWIFEPHVAEDLFKQYVKRADVNVLYAHRLASIKKQNGSIQSITVKPSTGSAQSKVINAKVFLDCTYEGDLMAQAGVKYTVGREDNKTYDETYNGFQLLDKHQFVDGVDPYKVPGKPESGLLWGISTAQIVPTGTGNKQVQAYNFRICLTSDPANMIPITQPEGYDPTRYELLLRAIEKNPKLAFNTILKPDRMPNQKTDINNNGPFSTDMIGVNYDFPEASYERRAAIQREHELYNKGLLYFIGHDPRMRKDIQMEMLKLGYPKDEYTDSGNWSTQMYVREARRMIGDYVMTQANCQGREVVKDGVGMAAYTMDSHNCQRLVVEKNGVKMVKNEGDVQVGGFPPYPISYRCLIPKEAECKNLLVPVCLSATHIAYGSIRMEPVFMVLAQSSAVAASMAIDGKTSVQAIDIKKLQNELKTNPLADGSTPEILVDNDDPAQVTHTGEWKRDNNPKGAYGPGYFTTTGTGAAPKTVRFNPAVTKAGNYQVYVYFPKLTGASSKTNLIVSDGNQTKPITIRESDIRVEGQTSGEWVSLGSFALSPNKKSYVEVSTSDADGIVVADAVLFVPN encoded by the coding sequence ATGAAAAAACTGCTTATTTTTTTCGCTTTCGCTCCATTTTTTAGTCCGCTTACGCTTGCCCAAACGGCACCCACCACGGTCGATATATGCGTTTATGGTGGTTCTTCCGCCGGTGTGATCGCAGCTTATACCGCCAAAAAGATGGGCAAATCAGTCATCCTGATCGAACCCGGACGGCATCTTGGCGGCCTGACCACGGGTGGACTTGGCTATACCGATATTGGCAATAAATATGCGATTTCGGGCATCGCCCGCGACTACTACCGCCAGATCGGGAAACATTACGGCAAATTTGAACAATGGATTTTTGAACCCCATGTTGCAGAAGACCTCTTCAAACAATATGTCAAACGCGCCGATGTCAACGTCCTGTATGCACATAGACTGGCCTCAATAAAAAAACAGAACGGGTCCATTCAAAGCATTACGGTTAAACCATCGACGGGTTCGGCTCAGTCCAAGGTAATCAATGCCAAGGTATTTCTCGATTGTACGTATGAGGGTGATCTGATGGCTCAGGCTGGCGTCAAATACACTGTTGGTCGCGAAGACAACAAGACCTACGATGAAACCTACAACGGTTTTCAATTACTTGACAAACACCAGTTTGTGGATGGTGTTGACCCTTATAAAGTACCGGGCAAGCCCGAAAGTGGTCTGCTCTGGGGCATCAGTACAGCCCAGATCGTTCCGACGGGAACAGGCAACAAACAGGTTCAGGCCTACAATTTCCGGATCTGCCTGACCAGCGATCCGGCCAACATGATTCCGATCACCCAACCGGAAGGGTACGACCCAACCCGGTATGAGCTTCTGCTGCGAGCCATCGAAAAGAATCCCAAACTAGCTTTTAACACCATTCTAAAACCGGATCGGATGCCCAATCAGAAAACGGACATTAACAACAACGGCCCGTTTTCTACTGACATGATCGGTGTAAATTACGACTTCCCGGAGGCCAGTTACGAACGTCGGGCGGCCATTCAGCGGGAGCACGAATTGTATAACAAGGGGCTGTTGTACTTCATCGGACACGATCCGCGTATGCGTAAAGACATTCAAATGGAGATGCTCAAGTTGGGCTATCCGAAAGATGAATACACCGATTCGGGCAACTGGTCGACCCAGATGTACGTGCGCGAAGCCCGGCGTATGATTGGCGACTACGTGATGACACAGGCCAACTGCCAGGGCCGGGAGGTTGTCAAAGATGGCGTTGGTATGGCCGCTTATACCATGGATTCGCACAATTGCCAACGGTTGGTTGTCGAAAAAAATGGCGTAAAAATGGTTAAGAATGAAGGTGATGTTCAGGTAGGTGGCTTTCCGCCCTATCCGATTTCGTACCGATGCCTGATTCCTAAAGAGGCTGAATGCAAAAACCTATTAGTACCCGTTTGCCTCTCGGCTACGCATATTGCCTATGGGTCAATTCGAATGGAACCCGTCTTTATGGTACTGGCTCAATCATCGGCTGTGGCAGCCAGCATGGCCATTGACGGCAAAACATCGGTACAGGCTATTGACATAAAGAAGCTTCAGAATGAGCTCAAAACAAATCCGTTAGCCGACGGTAGTACGCCCGAAATTCTGGTCGACAATGACGATCCGGCACAGGTTACCCACACAGGCGAATGGAAACGAGACAACAATCCAAAGGGTGCTTATGGGCCTGGCTATTTTACAACGACAGGTACCGGTGCGGCTCCAAAAACGGTACGGTTCAATCCCGCCGTGACAAAAGCCGGTAATTATCAGGTTTATGTTTATTTCCCCAAACTCACCGGAGCCTCCAGCAAAACAAATCTGATCGTCTCAGATGGTAACCAGACAAAACCCATTACGATCCGCGAATCAGACATTCGGGTCGAAGGACAAACATCGGGCGAATGGGTATCGCTGGGGTCTTTCGCGCTATCGCCGAATAAGAAAAGCTACGTTGAGGTTTCGACGAGCGATGCCGATGGTATTGTTGTGGCCGATGCAGTATTGTTTGTACCAAACTGA
- a CDS encoding arabinose isomerase: MPQPAITSGFDVATKTNHQNFYSLKVGLFGIGLEAYWAQFEGLQARLEGYLHELEEKMRRPAIEIVNLGMIDTPEKALIAGHQFRQADVDLIFLYVTTYALSSTVLPVVRRAKVPVVVLNLTPEPAIDYQWFNSLRDRTRMTGEWLAYCSACPVPEIASVFKRSSIPFYQITGMLRNDPLAWNEIDEWVDAARVANILAHNRLGVMGNYYGGMLDIYSNLTLHSSVFGGHIEMIEVDQLSALRKDVTDEEIRERVTLFSETFAIQDDCTAPELERAARTSIALDRLVQVLDLGSLAYYYKGTGNPWNEDTMSSVILGNSLLTARGIPVAGEYEVKNVQAMKIMDSFGVGGSFTEYYAMDFADEVVLMGHDGPGHIAIAEGKTKVRPLYVYHGKVGNGLSVEMSVKHGPVTLLSVVETVDGKIQLLTAEAESVAGPILEIGNTNSRYRFSIGARRFVEDWNSHGPAHHCAVGVGHIASKLRKLGALLNVEVVQVC, translated from the coding sequence ATGCCACAACCTGCAATCACCTCCGGGTTTGACGTCGCTACTAAAACGAATCACCAGAATTTCTATTCGCTCAAAGTCGGTTTATTTGGCATTGGATTAGAAGCCTACTGGGCGCAATTTGAGGGGTTGCAGGCCCGTCTGGAAGGCTATCTCCACGAACTGGAAGAGAAAATGCGTCGACCAGCCATTGAGATCGTTAATCTGGGCATGATCGATACGCCCGAAAAAGCACTGATCGCCGGGCATCAGTTTCGGCAGGCCGACGTAGATCTGATTTTTCTATATGTCACGACCTATGCGCTTTCATCGACTGTGTTACCGGTCGTCCGTCGGGCAAAGGTGCCTGTTGTCGTACTCAATCTGACTCCCGAGCCGGCTATTGATTACCAGTGGTTTAACTCACTACGCGACCGCACGCGTATGACAGGCGAGTGGCTGGCCTATTGCTCGGCTTGCCCGGTTCCTGAAATTGCCAGCGTATTTAAGCGATCCAGCATTCCGTTCTATCAGATTACGGGCATGCTTCGGAACGACCCGCTTGCCTGGAATGAGATCGATGAGTGGGTAGATGCGGCTCGCGTAGCCAACATATTGGCTCATAACCGACTGGGCGTCATGGGGAATTACTATGGCGGTATGCTCGACATTTACTCGAATCTCACCCTACACAGTTCGGTGTTTGGCGGGCATATTGAAATGATTGAAGTCGATCAGTTGTCGGCCCTGCGAAAAGATGTAACCGATGAGGAAATTCGGGAGCGGGTAACTCTTTTTTCCGAAACGTTTGCCATACAGGACGATTGTACGGCTCCTGAACTGGAGCGGGCGGCCCGCACTTCTATTGCGCTTGATCGGCTAGTACAGGTGCTTGATTTAGGCTCGCTGGCTTACTATTATAAAGGAACAGGTAATCCGTGGAATGAAGACACGATGAGTTCGGTCATTCTGGGTAACTCGCTACTGACTGCCAGGGGCATACCCGTTGCGGGAGAGTATGAGGTCAAGAATGTACAAGCGATGAAAATTATGGATTCATTCGGGGTTGGCGGCTCCTTCACCGAATATTACGCCATGGATTTTGCCGACGAGGTCGTGTTAATGGGCCATGACGGACCGGGCCACATTGCCATTGCCGAAGGAAAGACCAAAGTGCGGCCACTCTATGTCTATCATGGCAAAGTTGGCAACGGATTATCCGTAGAAATGTCGGTTAAGCATGGACCGGTAACCTTGCTGTCGGTTGTCGAAACGGTTGATGGTAAAATTCAGTTGCTTACCGCTGAAGCAGAATCGGTGGCGGGACCAATTCTGGAAATAGGCAATACAAATAGTCGATACCGGTTTTCGATCGGTGCCCGCCGGTTTGTTGAAGACTGGAACAGTCATGGACCGGCTCACCATTGTGCGGTAGGAGTAGGGCACATTGCGTCTAAGCTCAGGAAACTTGGAGCACTACTGAATGTGGAAGTCGTGCAGGTTTGTTAG
- a CDS encoding SGNH/GDSL hydrolase family protein codes for MQRRTFLQSTLALAPFANQLSFSGNGSPLADESPVIINAGIGGNNTVDLLARIDKDCLAQRPNLTILMIGTNDMNSKKYVPLPDYEQNLRAICSKLVAVQSQVMLMTILPVYEPYLMTRHDPKFYQPEGYTARRLKVNDTIRKVATDNRFPLLDIGHIFEKVGNIGLEANSLIKNEANSQKTDGLHPTPEGYRTMAVAIYTFLTQNQLIKNRIVCFGDSITIGDGNGQNYPSHLQKLVAS; via the coding sequence ATGCAACGTCGAACGTTTTTACAAAGCACACTGGCCCTTGCTCCGTTTGCAAACCAGCTTTCATTTTCCGGAAATGGGAGTCCGCTGGCTGATGAAAGTCCGGTCATTATCAATGCGGGGATTGGCGGCAACAATACGGTCGATCTACTGGCCCGGATCGATAAGGATTGTCTGGCACAGCGGCCTAATCTGACCATTCTGATGATAGGAACCAACGACATGAACAGCAAAAAATACGTTCCCCTTCCCGATTATGAGCAGAACCTTCGAGCGATCTGTTCAAAGCTGGTTGCTGTACAAAGTCAGGTTATGCTCATGACGATTTTGCCCGTTTACGAGCCCTACTTGATGACCCGGCACGACCCTAAATTTTACCAGCCAGAAGGTTATACCGCGCGGAGATTGAAGGTGAATGATACCATTCGAAAGGTGGCCACCGACAACAGATTTCCATTGCTGGACATAGGGCATATTTTTGAGAAAGTAGGCAACATTGGCCTGGAAGCCAATAGTCTGATCAAAAATGAAGCGAACAGCCAGAAAACGGATGGGCTTCACCCGACTCCCGAAGGTTACCGTACGATGGCCGTTGCCATTTACACATTTCTGACCCAAAATCAGCTGATCAAAAACCGCATCGTCTGCTTTGGCGATAGCATCACTATTGGCGATGGGAACGGCCAGAACTACCCATCCCACCTCCAGAAATTAGTAGCGTCTTAA
- a CDS encoding RagB/SusD family nutrient uptake outer membrane protein → MKKHIVVTLLLLGAMTSCEVLDQKPESSFTPANFYKNADDAKAAVSAVYDPLNNANMYGQIMWILQDQATDDAEWGNGRSTANQPKNDLDKYTFTPATNTFQSIWSTVYSAINRANAVIARVPAIPMDNDLKARYVAEAKFMRGFYYFTLVRLFGGVPLITAETTSLNNLAVSRASVDDVYKLIVQDFTEAETVLPTTYSTADKGRATKGAAKAFLAKVYLTRQDWANASAKAKEVINLGVYDLWANFADAFLIANKNGKEAVFEMQALSGGFNEGSLMQGYMRPNFDRVNGVAGFGDDPATENLYKAYRADDKRRNVTLKLYSATTTPAAPASVLFPCYVYKYLDPASTGTSDGGNNYPIIRYPDVLLMYAEALNEQGANNTEAYTTINRIRNRAGLPNLTANLNQAQFRDSLLLERRLELAFEGHRWYDLSRTKRLISAMKAQNPTIIVEERHYLFPIPQTERDVNPQLTQNPGY, encoded by the coding sequence ATGAAAAAACACATAGTCGTTACCCTTCTTCTACTCGGCGCGATGACGTCCTGCGAAGTGCTGGATCAAAAGCCCGAATCGAGTTTTACGCCAGCGAATTTTTATAAAAACGCCGACGATGCCAAAGCGGCCGTGAGTGCGGTTTATGATCCGCTGAATAACGCCAACATGTATGGTCAGATCATGTGGATTTTGCAGGATCAAGCCACTGATGATGCGGAATGGGGAAATGGTCGATCGACGGCCAACCAGCCCAAAAATGACCTCGACAAATACACGTTTACACCCGCAACGAACACATTTCAGTCAATCTGGTCAACGGTGTATTCGGCGATCAACCGGGCCAACGCCGTGATTGCCCGCGTACCGGCTATCCCGATGGATAATGACCTGAAAGCCCGGTACGTAGCTGAGGCTAAGTTCATGCGGGGCTTTTATTACTTTACGCTGGTTCGGTTGTTCGGCGGGGTTCCACTAATCACCGCTGAAACAACATCGTTGAATAATTTAGCCGTTTCCAGGGCATCCGTCGATGACGTCTACAAACTGATTGTTCAGGATTTTACCGAGGCCGAAACCGTACTGCCAACGACCTATTCGACCGCTGACAAAGGCCGTGCTACCAAAGGAGCTGCCAAAGCATTTTTAGCGAAGGTATATCTGACCCGCCAGGATTGGGCCAACGCTTCGGCTAAAGCAAAAGAGGTTATCAATCTAGGGGTTTATGACTTATGGGCGAACTTTGCCGATGCCTTCCTGATCGCAAACAAAAATGGAAAAGAAGCGGTGTTTGAAATGCAGGCTCTGAGCGGTGGCTTCAACGAAGGAAGTCTGATGCAGGGCTACATGCGGCCCAATTTTGACCGAGTCAATGGCGTGGCCGGTTTTGGCGACGATCCCGCTACCGAAAATTTGTATAAAGCGTATCGTGCCGACGACAAACGGCGAAACGTTACGCTGAAACTTTACTCAGCGACAACGACTCCGGCGGCTCCGGCCAGCGTTTTGTTTCCCTGTTACGTCTATAAATACCTAGACCCAGCCTCAACGGGAACCAGCGATGGCGGTAACAATTATCCCATTATTCGCTATCCCGACGTACTATTGATGTATGCTGAAGCCCTAAATGAACAGGGAGCGAATAATACCGAAGCCTATACGACCATTAACCGGATTCGAAATCGGGCAGGACTACCTAATCTGACAGCGAACCTGAATCAGGCCCAGTTTCGGGATAGCCTGCTGCTGGAGCGACGGCTGGAACTAGCCTTCGAAGGACATCGCTGGTATGATCTGTCTCGCACGAAACGGCTAATCAGTGCCATGAAAGCCCAGAACCCAACCATTATAGTTGAAGAACGGCACTACCTGTTCCCGATTCCGCAAACCGAACGTGATGTCAATCCGCAGTTAACACAAAATCCAGGTTATTAA
- a CDS encoding SusC/RagA family TonB-linked outer membrane protein — protein sequence MRKSIPLALVTGWLLSVGYGPTLAQTLAFARTTQLTNKNQAGKETSLAIAHQPLKQTLLQLKEHYGVDILFEESVVARHLSPLEPLDLTVRLEANLNLLLKPYGLRFKKMRSGAYLILPPKNAEKTAASQPEPTTMAATAPVPIVGLANLQGVQMTESAPTDVRVSGRVTGEIGEALPGVSVVVKGSPRGTTTDSQGRYQINVPNEGVTLVFSFVGYVSQEQVVGNQSTLDVKLQPDTKSLNEVVVVGYGQVKKSDLTGAVASVPVEEIRKVAVTSLDQALQGRAAGVQITQNSGAPGGTTSIRIRGGNSIQGDNEPLYVIDGIPFKNDGASSGGNFNVLSTLNPSDIESISVLKDASSTAIYGSRGSNGVVIITTKRGKAGKSTINFETYYGIQQVRRKYPVLNGREYAQFVNDANTNEGRPAVYSQAQVDAFGQGTDWQDEIFQQAPMANYQLSFSGGDEKTQYAIAGGYFKQGGIIVNSDFDRYSFRTNLDRKLTNRIKIGNSLTINRTVTNQARSDGDLGSAGLVTIAALQFPPILPVRNADGTYLLTDPALPFTADNPVALARDNKNRTTAYRIFGNVFGDYQIIDGLNLRVSLGMDGILQKQDSYLPRSVSSGLAQGGAASIFNSQSVTWLNENLLTYTRTFNSVHNVTALLGYTQQANRTETSQAQARNFVNDNLGSSNLASGSVPLTPSSGIGTWGLQSYLARINYGYKDKYLLTASFRSDGSSRFGANKQYGYFPSAALAWRVSEEGFMKNNRVVNDLKLRATYGSTGNQDGVGNYPAYSLLGTQNYVFGNTVSTGLGPNQIANPDLSWETTTQADLGVDVGFLNNRITLTADVYLKRTKDLLLNVTVPSTSGFSSAIKNLGKVENKGVELSISSRNIDGAFKWSTDVNFALNRNKVLDIGGTPQIFAGSVANIGQGLNSGIIRVGEPLGSFFGYVTNGLYQTTDELTALADPQARKPGDRKYLDLNGDKKIDDNDRTIIGRAQPKFIGGISNTFSYKGVELTAFFQGVYGNNILNANRYELEYLNATTNQDRDVLNRWTPTNTNTDIPRASTTRPANRVSTRQIEDGSYLRLKNIQLAYNLPASALKTLKIQSLRVYATAQNYLTWTSYSGYDPEVNRFGQDSRSQGFDYASYPAAKTILFGLNVGF from the coding sequence ATGAGAAAATCGATACCCCTCGCGCTGGTAACGGGTTGGCTGCTAAGCGTAGGCTATGGCCCAACCTTAGCCCAAACTCTGGCCTTTGCCCGAACGACTCAGCTTACCAACAAAAATCAGGCTGGCAAAGAGACTAGTCTGGCTATTGCCCACCAACCCCTGAAACAGACGCTTCTACAGTTAAAAGAGCATTATGGCGTAGACATTCTGTTTGAAGAATCAGTCGTGGCGCGCCACCTCAGTCCGCTTGAACCGCTCGACCTGACTGTTCGGCTGGAAGCGAATCTAAATCTGCTTCTGAAGCCTTACGGACTACGGTTTAAAAAAATGCGGTCGGGGGCCTATCTGATTCTGCCACCCAAAAACGCCGAAAAAACAGCGGCCAGCCAACCAGAACCAACCACGATGGCGGCAACCGCGCCGGTTCCAATAGTGGGCCTGGCGAATCTGCAAGGTGTTCAAATGACTGAATCTGCCCCAACGGATGTTCGGGTGAGTGGTCGGGTTACGGGCGAAATCGGTGAAGCGTTACCCGGCGTAAGCGTCGTCGTTAAAGGTTCGCCCAGAGGCACAACGACCGACTCACAGGGCCGCTACCAGATCAATGTTCCAAATGAGGGCGTTACACTCGTGTTTAGTTTTGTCGGTTACGTCAGCCAGGAGCAGGTGGTCGGCAACCAGTCTACGCTCGATGTAAAGCTCCAACCCGACACCAAGTCACTGAACGAGGTGGTCGTTGTTGGCTATGGCCAGGTCAAAAAGAGCGACCTGACGGGTGCTGTAGCCAGCGTACCCGTTGAAGAAATCCGCAAAGTGGCAGTTACTTCACTCGATCAGGCATTGCAGGGCCGGGCGGCTGGTGTTCAGATTACGCAGAACTCCGGCGCTCCGGGCGGCACAACAAGCATACGCATCCGGGGTGGTAATTCGATTCAGGGTGATAACGAGCCGCTATACGTCATCGACGGTATTCCGTTTAAAAATGATGGAGCCAGTAGTGGAGGCAACTTCAACGTGTTGAGCACACTCAACCCTAGTGATATTGAGTCGATCTCGGTACTAAAAGATGCCTCGTCTACAGCTATTTACGGATCACGGGGATCGAATGGTGTGGTGATCATCACTACCAAACGGGGCAAAGCAGGTAAGTCGACCATCAATTTTGAAACGTATTACGGTATCCAGCAGGTCCGCCGGAAATACCCGGTTCTGAACGGTAGAGAATATGCCCAGTTTGTGAATGATGCCAATACAAACGAAGGCCGACCAGCTGTTTATTCGCAGGCGCAGGTCGATGCTTTTGGCCAGGGTACCGACTGGCAGGACGAGATTTTCCAGCAGGCACCAATGGCCAATTACCAACTCTCATTTAGCGGTGGTGACGAAAAAACACAGTACGCCATTGCGGGTGGTTATTTCAAACAGGGAGGTATTATTGTCAACTCTGATTTCGACCGTTATTCATTCCGAACCAATCTGGACCGAAAACTAACCAACAGAATAAAAATCGGCAATAGCCTGACGATCAACAGAACTGTCACGAATCAGGCCCGTTCCGATGGTGACTTAGGCAGTGCCGGCCTAGTGACCATTGCCGCGCTTCAATTCCCTCCGATCCTGCCGGTTCGCAATGCCGATGGCACTTATTTATTGACCGATCCAGCTCTGCCTTTTACCGCCGACAATCCGGTTGCGCTGGCCCGCGATAATAAGAACCGGACTACTGCCTACCGTATTTTCGGCAATGTTTTCGGCGACTATCAGATTATTGATGGACTGAACCTGCGTGTATCGCTCGGCATGGATGGAATTCTTCAGAAACAGGACTCTTACTTACCCCGCTCGGTGTCGAGTGGGCTGGCTCAGGGCGGAGCCGCGTCGATTTTCAACAGCCAATCTGTTACCTGGCTGAATGAAAACCTGCTGACTTATACGCGCACGTTCAACAGTGTGCATAATGTAACGGCCTTACTTGGCTATACACAACAGGCCAATCGCACAGAAACGAGTCAGGCTCAGGCCCGTAACTTTGTGAACGATAACTTAGGATCGAGCAACCTGGCGTCGGGGTCAGTGCCGCTAACACCCTCATCGGGAATTGGCACCTGGGGTCTGCAATCCTATCTGGCCCGTATCAATTACGGTTATAAAGATAAGTACCTGCTTACGGCTTCGTTCCGAAGCGATGGTTCATCGCGCTTTGGGGCTAACAAACAGTATGGCTATTTTCCATCGGCAGCCCTCGCCTGGCGGGTATCGGAAGAAGGGTTTATGAAAAATAACCGGGTGGTCAATGACCTGAAACTGCGGGCTACCTACGGCTCTACCGGTAATCAGGATGGTGTGGGCAACTACCCGGCCTATTCGTTGCTTGGCACTCAGAATTACGTTTTTGGCAATACCGTTTCAACGGGTCTGGGGCCAAATCAGATTGCGAATCCTGATTTATCCTGGGAAACCACCACACAGGCCGATCTGGGCGTGGATGTTGGTTTCCTGAATAATCGAATTACGCTGACAGCCGATGTGTACCTGAAACGGACGAAAGACTTGCTGCTGAACGTAACGGTTCCGAGTACATCGGGCTTCTCGAGCGCCATCAAAAACCTCGGCAAAGTCGAAAACAAAGGGGTCGAGCTCAGTATTTCATCACGGAATATAGACGGTGCCTTCAAATGGAGTACTGACGTGAATTTTGCCCTTAATCGCAATAAAGTACTTGATATTGGGGGTACGCCACAAATATTTGCGGGTAGTGTCGCCAACATCGGGCAAGGGCTGAATTCAGGCATCATCCGGGTCGGTGAGCCATTAGGGTCATTTTTTGGCTACGTCACCAATGGGCTCTACCAAACGACCGATGAACTGACTGCGCTGGCTGATCCGCAGGCCAGGAAACCCGGCGACCGTAAATACCTCGACCTGAACGGCGATAAAAAGATTGACGATAATGACCGTACGATAATTGGCCGGGCACAACCCAAGTTCATCGGTGGTATCAGTAATACGTTCTCGTATAAAGGCGTGGAGCTGACCGCTTTCTTCCAGGGCGTTTATGGAAATAACATCCTGAATGCGAACCGCTATGAACTGGAATACCTGAACGCTACGACAAACCAGGATCGGGACGTACTGAATCGGTGGACACCAACCAATACCAACACCGACATTCCACGGGCCTCAACAACCCGTCCGGCTAACCGCGTATCGACCCGCCAGATTGAAGATGGCTCGTACCTGCGCTTAAAGAACATTCAGTTAGCCTACAACTTACCGGCCTCAGCCCTGAAAACCCTGAAAATTCAGTCGCTACGGGTCTATGCAACGGCGCAGAACTACCTGACGTGGACAAGCTATTCGGGCTACGACCCGGAAGTAAACCGCTTTGGCCAGGACAGTCGCAGCCAGGGCTTTGACTATGCCAGCTACCCCGCAGCGAAAACGATCCTGTTTGGACTTAATGTAGGATTCTAA
- a CDS encoding RNA polymerase sigma-70 factor, which yields MPADAFPFRRSTDPTPTGPTPLLRSDPEAPTPMPIDSEQFIRNAFATDPRLGCELLFRQYFAPLCSHAVRFVYDRQLAEDLVADLFYAFYTKEIYQQITGSYRAYLYQAVRNKAYNSLRWELGRQETLPDDLDRPDTETTQPDRLLQQDELYRALEQAVQQLSPQRQRVFLLSRFEGKSYKEIAEEMALSPKTVENHLLRAISMVRQSLRQQKLISWGLLLIAAWS from the coding sequence ATGCCAGCTGACGCATTTCCATTCCGGCGATCTACGGACCCGACACCTACCGGGCCAACGCCTTTGCTGCGGAGCGACCCCGAAGCCCCAACTCCCATGCCCATCGATAGCGAACAGTTTATCCGAAATGCGTTCGCCACCGATCCAAGGCTTGGTTGCGAGTTGCTCTTTCGGCAGTATTTCGCGCCTTTGTGCAGTCATGCCGTACGTTTCGTATATGACCGGCAGTTGGCCGAAGATCTGGTTGCCGACTTGTTTTACGCGTTTTATACGAAAGAAATTTACCAGCAAATTACGGGCTCCTATCGGGCCTATCTGTATCAGGCTGTACGGAATAAAGCCTATAATAGCCTGCGTTGGGAACTGGGTCGGCAGGAAACCTTACCCGATGATCTCGACCGGCCCGATACCGAAACCACCCAACCCGACCGTCTTCTGCAACAGGACGAACTCTACCGGGCGCTGGAACAGGCGGTTCAGCAGCTGTCGCCCCAACGGCAACGTGTATTTCTGTTAAGCCGCTTCGAGGGTAAATCCTACAAAGAAATTGCCGAAGAGATGGCCTTATCGCCCAAAACGGTCGAAAATCATCTTTTGCGCGCCATTTCAATGGTTCGACAATCGCTCCGCCAGCAAAAGCTGATAAGCTGGGGATTGCTCCTTATTGCGGCCTGGTCTTAA